The nucleotide window CAGTGTGGCATCCCAAGGGGGTGTGACTTCGTTCCCGGCCTTTGGGTTTTCCGGGGGAGCCCGCCCACTCCGGGCGGTCAGGCTTGATCCCTGCGTGGTCGGGCTCCCCCGGAAAACCTGACGTGGGCCGGGTTCGTCGGGTGGGTCAGCTCAGGGGTTCTGCCTCGGGTTGGGTTGCTCTGCGCCTGCCTCGGGTGCGGTGATCATGGGGTTGGCGGGGGGATCGATCTCTTCGGGGTCGGTCAACCTCATGATCGACCTGGTGGGTGGGTGGGGGGTCTACTACCGGGGGTAGGATTGGTTCGTGACTCGGTTGGGCGATCTTGAGCGTGCGGTGATGGACGTGCTGTGGGACGTGGTTCCCGGCACGTCGGACGGAGTGACCGTGCGCGAGGTGGCCGACGCGCTCGATGGCCGCGAGCTGGCGTACACCACTGTGATGACCGTGCTGGACCGGCTCGCCGGCAAGGGCATGGTGCAACGGGAGCGGGAGGGCCGGGCCTGGCGGTACCGGCCGGCCGCCAGCCGCGAGGCGCACATCGCTCAACTCATGCTCGACGCCCTCGACCTCGGTGGCAGCCGGGACGCCGCGCTGGTGCGCTTCGCACGCTCGGTGACCGGCACCGAGGCCGAGGTGCTGCGGGCGGCCCTGGGCAGCGAGGCCGGCCTGACGGGGCCGGGCGACGCGGGCGGCGCCGACGCCCTGACCGACCGGGTGGACGGGCCGGCGGGCCGACGACCCGCCGGCGAGGCAGCGGAGCGGTAGGGCGCACGCCATGGCCTACGCCGTGCACTTCGCCGCCACGATGCTGGCCTGCTATCTGACCGCCCAGGTGTTGGCCCGCTCCACCTGGACGTGGCGCAGCCCCCGGGTGGCGATCGTCTGCTGGCAGGCCGTCGGGTTGGCGCTGGGCCTCTCGGCGATGGGCCTGCCGATGGCACTCGGGTTGAGCGCGTACGACAGGTCGACCGGTGGCGCACTGCTCGCCCTGGCCAACGACCTCGCCCACGGCGCCCTGCCGATCGGGGTGGGCACGTTCCACCTGGCCGGCGTCGGCGTGGGCTTCGGCATCGGGGCGGTGCTGGTCACGACGACAGTGCGCAGCATCCACGGCACCGTACGCGCCCAGCGTCGCCACCGGGACCTGCTCTCCCTGGTCGCCCGGAACGACCCGGCTGCGCCGGGCGCGCTGGTGCTGGATCATCCGAGCGCCGCCGCGTACTGCCTGCCAGGCGTGAAGCCGCAGGTGGTGGTCAGCGCCGGCACCCTGAGCCTGTTGGACCGGGCCGAGCTGGCCGCGGTGCTCAGCCACGAGCGCGCGCACGCCCACGAGCGGCACGACCTGGTGCTGCTGCCGTTCACCGCGCTGTGCCGGGCGCTGCCGTGGTTCGGCTGGGTGCGCGACGCACACGAGCGGGTCGCCCTGCTGGTCGAGATGCGCGCCGACGACAAGGCCCGCGAGCTGCACGCCGAGGCCCCGCTGGCGGGGGCACTGCGCCGGTTCGCCGCCGCCGGGCACCGGATCACCCCGGCCGGCGCGCTGGGCATGGGCGACCGGGATCTCGACGTACGGGTGCAACGCCTACTGGTCAGCGACCGGCCGCCCCGGGTGCTCGGTGCCACCGCGCTCGCGGTCGCCGCCACCCTTGTCGCCCTCCCGGTCACCCTCTTCCTGAGCTGACGCCCAGGCACCGCTGAGCTGAGCCACGCGGCAGCGCCCTCTCGCACCCCTCGCGTTCCCGCGCAAGATCGCACTCGATCCTCCTCCAGTACTACGTCTCGTAGTAGAGTTATCTACGACAGGGCGTAGTAGGCAGACATGTAGCGAAGCTACGTGTAGGGTGGCTACGACAAGGGAGCCAACGCTTTGGAGGGCTGTCATGGACACCCTGCTCCTCGCCCGCCTGCAGTTCGCCACGACCACCTCGATCCACTTCTTGTTCGTGGTCGTCACGCTCGGGCTGGCCACCCTGCTGGTCGGCATGCAGACCGCCTGGGTGCTCACCGGCAACCCGAAGTGGGAGCGACTGACGCGCTACTGGGGTCAGCTCTACGTGATCAACTACGTGCTGGGCATCGCCACCGGGATCGTGATGGAGTTCCAGTTCGGGCTGAACTGGAGTGGTCTGTCGCGCTACGTCGGCAACGTCTTCGGGGCGCCCCTGGCCATCGAGACGCTTGTGGCGTTCTTCCTGGAGTCCACGTTCCTCGGGATGTGGATCTTCGGCTGGCACCGGCTCGGCAAGGGCGTCCACCTCGCGTTGCTCTGGGGCGTGGCAATCACCGCGTACGCCTCGGCGTTCTGGATCATGGTGGCCAACTCGTGGCTCCAGAACCCGGTCGGGTACGAGGTCCGCGACGGGATCGCCCACCTCACCGACTTCGGCGCGCTGCTCACCAACCCCAGCCTCGGCATGGCCTTCGGGCACGTGGTCTCGGCGGCGCTGCTGGTCGGCGGGATGCTGATGGCGGCGGTCAGCGCCGGGCACCTGATCCGGCGTACACCGGACTTCGCGCTCTTCCGCACCTCGCTGCGGATCGGCCTGGTCACCGCGGCACTGGCCATCTCGATGGTGCAGGGCTTCGGTTTCGCCCAGTTCGGCCCGGTAGGCGCGGTGCAGCCGACCAAGTTCGGCGGCGACGGCCCGGAGAGCCAGGCACTGATCGCCGAGTGGACCACGCGGTT belongs to Micromonospora ureilytica and includes:
- a CDS encoding BlaI/MecI/CopY family transcriptional regulator; its protein translation is MTRLGDLERAVMDVLWDVVPGTSDGVTVREVADALDGRELAYTTVMTVLDRLAGKGMVQREREGRAWRYRPAASREAHIAQLMLDALDLGGSRDAALVRFARSVTGTEAEVLRAALGSEAGLTGPGDAGGADALTDRVDGPAGRRPAGEAAER
- a CDS encoding cytochrome ubiquinol oxidase subunit I; amino-acid sequence: MDTLLLARLQFATTTSIHFLFVVVTLGLATLLVGMQTAWVLTGNPKWERLTRYWGQLYVINYVLGIATGIVMEFQFGLNWSGLSRYVGNVFGAPLAIETLVAFFLESTFLGMWIFGWHRLGKGVHLALLWGVAITAYASAFWIMVANSWLQNPVGYEVRDGIAHLTDFGALLTNPSLGMAFGHVVSAALLVGGMLMAAVSAGHLIRRTPDFALFRTSLRIGLVTAALAISMVQGFGFAQFGPVGAVQPTKFGGDGPESQALIAEWTTRFGPGDYTPPVLASVGLGFMILIGFTLGCVWLLLPLLFRDWIIRLRFPLWLILLALPLPFVAVILGWISREVGRQPWVAYGLLPTEQAVSPVSAPLMLASLIGFSLLLGALAVTNWVLLARHARRGAADPALGRPPAPPSEPAHPEPALL
- a CDS encoding M56 family metallopeptidase, which codes for MAYAVHFAATMLACYLTAQVLARSTWTWRSPRVAIVCWQAVGLALGLSAMGLPMALGLSAYDRSTGGALLALANDLAHGALPIGVGTFHLAGVGVGFGIGAVLVTTTVRSIHGTVRAQRRHRDLLSLVARNDPAAPGALVLDHPSAAAYCLPGVKPQVVVSAGTLSLLDRAELAAVLSHERAHAHERHDLVLLPFTALCRALPWFGWVRDAHERVALLVEMRADDKARELHAEAPLAGALRRFAAAGHRITPAGALGMGDRDLDVRVQRLLVSDRPPRVLGATALAVAATLVALPVTLFLS